The following coding sequences are from one Candidatus Neomarinimicrobiota bacterium window:
- the gmk gene encoding guanylate kinase, with protein MSSGNKRGLLVVVCAPSGSGKTSICKAFMSRNSRSGYSISLTTRPPRAGEVDGVDFRFVSTEEFQNAVNNDEFVEYEKVHDSMYGTRKDDIETALSNGNILLIDIDVHGGMAIKNEYPDDTITIFIKPPSIEELKRRLQARGTESEEKIIKRLERYEYELLKSKDFDIIIKNEDFDVAVSDFENSINNKGGS; from the coding sequence TTGTCATCAGGAAATAAAAGAGGTTTACTTGTGGTAGTATGCGCGCCATCCGGCTCCGGGAAAACATCAATCTGCAAAGCATTTATGAGCAGAAATTCACGTTCAGGCTATTCCATATCCCTCACAACGCGTCCGCCGAGAGCCGGGGAAGTGGACGGAGTTGACTTCCGATTTGTGAGTACCGAAGAATTTCAAAATGCGGTGAATAATGATGAATTTGTTGAATATGAAAAGGTACATGATTCAATGTACGGCACTCGTAAGGACGACATAGAAACTGCTCTCAGCAATGGAAATATATTGTTAATCGATATAGACGTGCATGGCGGCATGGCAATAAAAAATGAATACCCGGATGATACAATTACTATTTTTATAAAACCGCCGTCTATTGAGGAATTAAAACGAAGACTTCAGGCAAGAGGAACTGAATCGGAAGAAAAAATTATAAAGCGTTTGGAACGATACGAGTATGAACTTTTAAAATCAAAAGATTTTGATATAATAATTAAAAACGAAGATTTTGATGTCGCAGTAAGTGATTTTGAAAACAGTATTAACAATAAAGGAGGAAGTTAG
- a CDS encoding DNA-directed RNA polymerase subunit omega produces MGLETIRMRDLEGKAKNLYEAVTVMAKRAKHINNTRLSKKEEILDHDDAEDYSAEPIVPVISTVKETKVATVALNEFLNGEIEFEYVKPMPVSEDEELSEGEEEEKTEKS; encoded by the coding sequence ATGGGGTTAGAAACAATAAGAATGCGAGACTTGGAAGGAAAAGCTAAAAACTTGTATGAGGCGGTTACTGTAATGGCAAAACGAGCCAAACATATAAATAACACCAGACTTTCAAAAAAAGAAGAAATTTTAGACCACGACGACGCAGAGGATTACTCGGCTGAACCGATAGTTCCGGTAATCAGCACAGTGAAAGAAACTAAAGTAGCTACTGTTGCGCTCAACGAGTTTTTAAACGGCGAAATTGAATTCGAGTACGTAAAACCGATGCCTGTCTCTGAAGACGAAGAGTTGAGTGAAGGCGAAGAAGAAGAAAAAACCGAAAAATCCTAA